The Opitutales bacterium ASA1 genome window below encodes:
- a CDS encoding alpha-L-rhamnosidase, which yields MSDLDFSITDLRCEYLVDPLGIDETTPRLSWRMESERRGARQTAWRITVASRPEALVSGGPDLWDSGRVDDDRSTHVVYAGRPLRSRETCFWCVEVWDENGARRSSAPAFWTMGLLAPTDWQARWVATDPVVFARDPDSIAPSWTQPGTPGLFRKAFALPGESRVRRAVLYATARGLLDLRANGARIGEDLFAPEWTDYHTRIHFRTYDVTALLTPGSNVLAATLGDGWWSGYVGWQETRGRYGSLENSLMLQLEVDLDDGTRVVIGTDRSWECFTGPIVTSDFMMGETYDARRERIGWDRPGLALVDTWARAREVAAPNAALVAQRSEPVRITETITPVSRTEIAPGVFIYDLGQNITGWIRLKMRGLPAGTRLVLRHGERLSPDGTLYTENLRRARSTDVYVARGDPEESWQPHFTFHGFQYLELTGHPGTPPDDAVLGCVIHSATPPAGHFECSHAGVNRLWLNGLWSQRDNFLTVPTDCPQRDERLGWMGDAQVFIRTATCNMDVAAFFTKWMVDVEDAQTPDGLFPDVAPRIDETSNFVGLDDLCGGAGWADAGVIIPWTIWRVYGDTRIIERHWDAMVAWLDYLERTNPDGLRTRDLRNNYGDWLCIPTDTSFRTHSPMKNLLATAYWADDAAKLAQMAQALGRDADAARFRAMFERVREAFRSEFVLPDGRLSVETQTAYLLALAFDLLPEDVRASAAGHLVADIRDLGWHLSTGFIGISHLNPVLTLTGHVDVAYRLLLQETYPSWLYPVSHGATTIWERWNGWTHADGFFNPHMNSFNHYSLGSVGEWLFRHVAGIECDPKNPGFQRFVLKPYIGPGLDFASATYRTAFGTISSHWRKAGDALVWDVRVPANCRAEVWIPAAPDTQPRLDGLEAIDRDDHFVRCHAEAGSYRFETTLP from the coding sequence GTGTCCGACCTCGACTTCTCGATCACCGATCTCCGCTGCGAATACCTCGTCGATCCTCTCGGCATCGACGAGACCACTCCGCGCCTGAGCTGGCGCATGGAGTCGGAGCGCCGAGGCGCTCGCCAAACCGCGTGGCGGATCACCGTCGCCTCGCGACCCGAAGCGCTCGTTTCCGGCGGGCCCGACCTCTGGGACAGCGGTCGCGTCGACGACGATCGCTCGACTCACGTGGTCTACGCCGGTCGACCGCTCCGCTCGCGCGAGACGTGCTTCTGGTGCGTCGAGGTCTGGGACGAAAACGGCGCGCGTCGCAGCTCCGCACCCGCGTTCTGGACGATGGGGCTGCTGGCACCGACCGATTGGCAGGCTCGCTGGGTCGCCACCGATCCCGTCGTCTTCGCGCGCGATCCCGACTCGATCGCACCGTCCTGGACGCAACCCGGTACGCCGGGATTGTTCCGCAAAGCATTCGCCCTCCCCGGCGAATCACGCGTGCGCCGCGCCGTGCTCTACGCCACAGCCCGCGGCCTGCTCGACCTGCGTGCCAACGGTGCCCGCATCGGCGAGGACCTCTTCGCGCCGGAATGGACCGACTACCACACGCGCATCCACTTCCGCACCTACGACGTCACGGCCCTGCTGACGCCGGGCTCCAACGTCCTCGCCGCGACTCTCGGCGACGGTTGGTGGAGCGGATACGTCGGCTGGCAGGAAACCCGCGGCCGATACGGCTCGCTCGAAAACAGCCTCATGCTCCAGCTCGAGGTCGATCTCGATGACGGCACACGCGTCGTGATCGGCACCGACCGCTCTTGGGAGTGTTTCACCGGTCCGATCGTCACCTCCGATTTCATGATGGGTGAAACCTACGATGCTCGGCGCGAACGCATCGGTTGGGATCGCCCGGGATTGGCGCTCGTCGACACTTGGGCACGTGCGCGCGAGGTGGCTGCGCCCAACGCCGCGCTCGTGGCTCAACGTTCCGAGCCCGTCCGTATCACCGAAACCATTACACCGGTCTCGCGCACCGAGATCGCTCCCGGAGTCTTCATCTACGACCTGGGCCAGAACATCACCGGCTGGATCCGTCTGAAGATGCGTGGGCTCCCCGCCGGCACTCGACTCGTCCTGCGGCACGGCGAACGTCTCTCCCCCGACGGCACGCTCTACACCGAAAACCTACGCCGCGCTCGTTCCACCGACGTCTACGTCGCCCGGGGCGATCCCGAGGAATCTTGGCAGCCGCATTTCACGTTCCACGGCTTTCAATACCTCGAACTCACCGGCCATCCCGGCACGCCTCCCGACGACGCCGTGCTCGGTTGCGTCATCCATTCCGCCACACCTCCGGCCGGCCACTTCGAGTGCTCCCACGCAGGCGTGAATCGTCTGTGGCTCAACGGCCTGTGGTCGCAACGCGACAACTTCCTCACCGTCCCCACCGATTGCCCGCAGCGTGATGAACGACTCGGCTGGATGGGCGACGCCCAAGTCTTCATCCGCACCGCGACGTGCAACATGGACGTCGCCGCCTTCTTCACCAAGTGGATGGTCGACGTGGAGGACGCGCAAACGCCGGACGGACTCTTTCCGGACGTCGCGCCGCGCATCGACGAGACGTCCAACTTCGTCGGCCTCGACGACCTTTGCGGAGGTGCCGGCTGGGCGGACGCGGGCGTCATCATCCCGTGGACGATCTGGCGCGTCTACGGCGACACCCGCATCATCGAGCGCCATTGGGACGCGATGGTCGCTTGGCTCGACTACCTCGAACGCACCAACCCAGACGGACTGCGCACGCGTGACCTGCGCAACAACTACGGCGACTGGCTCTGCATTCCCACCGACACGAGCTTCCGCACGCACTCGCCGATGAAGAACCTCCTCGCCACCGCCTACTGGGCGGACGATGCGGCGAAACTCGCGCAAATGGCGCAAGCCCTCGGCCGCGATGCGGACGCCGCTCGCTTCCGCGCGATGTTCGAGCGCGTGCGTGAAGCCTTCCGAAGCGAGTTCGTGCTCCCCGATGGTCGGCTCTCGGTCGAGACGCAGACGGCCTACCTGCTCGCCCTCGCGTTCGATCTCCTGCCCGAGGACGTCCGCGCGAGCGCCGCCGGACACCTCGTCGCCGACATCCGCGATCTCGGCTGGCATCTCTCCACCGGCTTCATCGGCATCAGCCATCTCAATCCCGTGCTCACGCTCACGGGCCACGTGGACGTCGCCTACCGACTGTTGCTGCAGGAGACGTATCCATCCTGGCTGTATCCAGTTTCCCATGGCGCCACCACCATCTGGGAACGATGGAACGGATGGACGCACGCCGACGGCTTCTTCAACCCGCACATGAACTCGTTCAACCACTACTCGCTCGGCTCGGTCGGCGAGTGGTTGTTCCGGCATGTCGCCGGCATCGAGTGCGATCCGAAGAATCCCGGGTTTCAGCGCTTCGTTCTGAAGCCCTACATCGGCCCCGGTCTCGACTTCGCGAGCGCGACCTATCGCACGGCATTCGGCACGATCTCGAGCCACTGGCGGAAAGCCGGCGACGCACTGGTCTGGGACGTGCGCGTGCCCGCCAATTGCAGGGCCGAAGTCTGGATCCCTGCCGCGCCCGATACGCAACCCCGACTCGATGGACTCGAGGCGATCGATCGCGACGACCACTTCGTCCGCTGCCATGCGGAAGCCGGCTCGTATCGTTTTGAAACGACTCTCCCGTAG
- a CDS encoding TonB-dependent receptor, with the protein MNQASHRKFRMRPIAVVCVSFGFVGILAQAQSPAASNSTTSAAGDESVVELETYVVQGLTASMQKAQEMKRQSLQIMESIIADDVNKLPDLSVTEALQRITGISITRDLGEGAGVALRGLNEVTSTVNGQEVFSPQVVTGESRVMNLQTIPSEMISAINVIKTPTADMIEGGIAGTIDIRLRKPLDFDGNLNGYLNARLLNGEAADSTKFQYSGMLTDSWNVGEGRMGVLVNYTRQDRDIRQDLNSNGNPLAFQTPDGPVVGSNGSYENRFFAERTREGASAVVQWAPSDKLRAFIEYSFSEQETLQDSVAPWFTPGTTATNVVLYPGVTVLADHDRNAATPMIQVPVARSMTVINGAMNSYSIIRDWKEKTDQYTAGATWRNDRLTVEAELSHMKSRSDFDNLGLYATLPNVSYDHDMTGDLPLVLPLTQESVSVDRADEGTFAFWFYNWIVNQADSTAATIDAEYDLGSDKFFRDVKVGARLSQRNANIDRVSISGGAPGNISDYPSLYRRSIFNDFFEKDPGKVTDVLEVDPRPLRGYPSFASLVGANPVLPPPQPQYEFDIDEKTWAAYAMTTFSKREGLRFDGNVGVRVIGTDVTANGMQRLNNVYSPITEKGDYTDVLPSLNTRWYLQDDFFLRLSVSKQLSRQGFGRLNPNLRLTPPGTPGQIGTGQAGNAGLPPLRTDQFDAALEKYFSPSTNVYVSYYHKKIDGYTQNATTLEEYDGVQYNISRPYAVNGAKIQGMEFGYQQFFTFLPGPFGGLGVLANYTWIDAEDPAGLPLTNLSKNGYNIIGMYEKYGFTARIAYNWRDTFARSNSTAAGAIGNVPIYDKAFGWMDVSIGYQINENLKISFDVSNALRTRRESYYRDEIFQHEDVLEDRQFLLAATWKL; encoded by the coding sequence ATGAACCAAGCGTCACATCGCAAGTTTCGTATGCGACCTATCGCCGTCGTATGCGTCTCCTTCGGCTTCGTGGGAATCCTGGCCCAAGCGCAGTCGCCTGCCGCCTCGAACTCGACGACGTCCGCAGCCGGCGACGAATCGGTCGTAGAGCTCGAGACCTACGTCGTACAAGGCCTCACCGCTTCCATGCAGAAAGCGCAGGAGATGAAGCGACAGAGTCTACAGATCATGGAGTCGATCATCGCCGACGACGTGAACAAGCTTCCGGACTTGAGCGTCACCGAGGCACTTCAGCGCATCACCGGCATCTCGATCACACGCGATCTCGGCGAGGGTGCCGGCGTCGCTTTGCGTGGACTCAACGAAGTCACTTCGACCGTGAACGGGCAGGAGGTGTTCAGCCCGCAGGTAGTGACGGGCGAATCGCGCGTCATGAACCTCCAGACGATACCTTCGGAAATGATCTCGGCGATCAACGTCATCAAGACTCCGACCGCCGACATGATCGAGGGCGGTATCGCCGGTACGATCGACATCCGTTTGCGCAAGCCGCTCGATTTCGACGGCAATCTCAACGGCTATCTGAACGCGCGGTTGCTCAACGGAGAGGCTGCGGACTCCACGAAGTTTCAATACTCGGGTATGCTCACCGATTCGTGGAACGTGGGTGAGGGCAGGATGGGTGTTTTGGTCAACTACACCCGGCAGGATCGGGACATTCGGCAGGACCTGAACTCGAACGGCAACCCGCTCGCGTTCCAGACGCCCGATGGACCAGTCGTAGGTTCGAACGGTTCCTACGAGAACCGTTTCTTCGCAGAGCGGACGCGTGAAGGTGCATCGGCCGTCGTGCAATGGGCACCGAGCGACAAACTGCGTGCGTTCATCGAATACAGCTTCTCGGAGCAAGAGACGCTTCAGGACTCGGTGGCACCGTGGTTCACGCCGGGAACCACGGCGACCAACGTCGTTCTCTACCCCGGTGTGACCGTGCTCGCGGACCATGATCGGAACGCGGCCACTCCGATGATCCAGGTCCCCGTCGCTCGTTCCATGACGGTGATCAACGGTGCGATGAACAGCTACTCGATCATCCGCGACTGGAAGGAGAAGACCGACCAATACACGGCGGGGGCGACATGGCGAAACGATCGTCTCACCGTCGAAGCCGAACTTTCGCACATGAAGTCGCGTTCGGACTTCGACAATCTCGGTCTCTACGCGACGTTGCCCAACGTCAGCTACGATCACGACATGACTGGTGACCTTCCGCTCGTGCTGCCGCTCACTCAGGAAAGCGTGTCGGTCGACCGTGCGGACGAAGGTACTTTCGCGTTCTGGTTCTACAACTGGATCGTGAACCAAGCGGACTCGACCGCCGCGACAATCGATGCCGAGTACGATCTCGGGTCCGACAAGTTCTTCCGCGACGTCAAAGTCGGTGCACGGCTCTCCCAGCGCAACGCCAACATCGACCGTGTGAGCATCAGCGGTGGAGCGCCGGGTAACATATCGGACTATCCGTCGCTGTATCGACGCAGCATCTTCAACGACTTCTTCGAGAAGGACCCGGGCAAGGTCACGGACGTGCTGGAAGTCGATCCGAGGCCGTTGCGCGGTTACCCTTCGTTCGCATCGCTCGTCGGTGCGAATCCTGTGCTGCCTCCGCCTCAACCGCAGTACGAGTTCGACATCGACGAAAAGACGTGGGCGGCGTACGCGATGACGACCTTCAGCAAGCGGGAGGGTCTGCGCTTCGACGGTAACGTCGGCGTACGCGTGATCGGAACGGACGTGACCGCGAACGGTATGCAGCGTCTGAACAACGTGTATTCGCCGATCACCGAAAAGGGCGACTACACCGACGTGCTTCCGAGCTTGAACACCCGCTGGTACCTCCAGGACGACTTCTTCCTGCGGCTGTCGGTTTCCAAACAGTTGTCTCGCCAGGGCTTCGGCCGGCTGAACCCCAACCTGCGACTCACGCCTCCCGGCACCCCCGGGCAGATCGGCACGGGTCAGGCCGGCAACGCCGGGCTTCCTCCGCTTCGCACCGATCAGTTCGACGCCGCGCTGGAGAAGTACTTCTCTCCGTCGACCAACGTCTACGTTTCGTACTACCACAAGAAGATCGACGGCTACACGCAGAACGCGACCACCCTGGAGGAGTACGACGGAGTGCAATACAACATCAGCCGTCCCTACGCGGTGAACGGGGCGAAGATCCAAGGGATGGAGTTCGGTTACCAGCAGTTCTTCACCTTCCTGCCGGGGCCGTTCGGTGGGCTCGGCGTGCTCGCCAACTACACGTGGATCGACGCCGAAGACCCCGCCGGACTCCCGCTCACGAATCTCTCGAAGAATGGTTACAACATCATCGGCATGTACGAGAAATACGGTTTCACGGCGCGCATCGCCTACAACTGGCGCGACACCTTCGCGCGCTCGAACAGCACCGCCGCGGGCGCGATCGGAAACGTGCCGATCTACGACAAGGCGTTCGGATGGATGGACGTTTCGATCGGCTACCAGATCAACGAGAACCTCAAGATCTCGTTCGACGTGAGCAACGCGTTGCGCACGCGTCGCGAGTCGTACTACCGCGACGAGATCTTCCAACACGAGGACGTGTTGGAGGATCGGCAATTCCTCCTTGCGGCGACTTGGAAGCTGTAA
- a CDS encoding MaoC/PaaZ C-terminal domain-containing protein, which translates to MNSVYFEEYVVGRSRASTGRTITEADIVLHAGQTGDFYPHHMDAEWCKTQDFKQRIAHGTLVFAVAVGQTAGEINPEAFSYGYDRVRFVRPVFIGDTLHARCTVKEKRDDPKRPHLGVVVELVESINQRGETVLAAEHLLLVKRRSEP; encoded by the coding sequence ATGAACTCCGTCTACTTCGAAGAGTACGTCGTTGGTCGTTCCCGAGCGTCCACTGGGCGTACGATCACGGAAGCGGACATTGTGCTGCACGCAGGCCAGACGGGCGACTTCTACCCGCACCACATGGACGCGGAGTGGTGCAAGACCCAAGACTTCAAGCAACGCATCGCTCACGGCACCTTGGTCTTCGCCGTCGCGGTCGGCCAAACCGCCGGCGAGATCAATCCCGAGGCGTTTTCCTACGGTTACGATCGGGTGCGATTCGTGCGCCCGGTGTTCATCGGCGACACCCTCCACGCTCGCTGTACCGTGAAGGAAAAGCGCGACGATCCGAAGCGCCCGCACCTCGGCGTCGTCGTCGAACTCGTCGAGTCCATCAATCAACGCGGCGAAACCGTCCTCGCCGCGGAGCACCTCCTTTTAGTCAAGCGTCGGTCGGAACCGTGA
- a CDS encoding IclR family transcriptional regulator, translated as MAKAPNYSVPALEKGLDLLELLAAVAVPQSLAELASRLDRSSSELFRMLNCLEKRDYISRDPLAGKYALTLKLFTLAHSHSVVDKLLQAARQPMREVTETMRESCHLSVLDRGRLLVIAQEDSPEPVRLSIEVGAVFDAPRTASGRLLLAHLTDDALADALAASSAAGEFSSQARRQFDRSLADLRKTNVSTADSETIDGVRDVAVLVGAPQTGIMAALATTRLVRHGRPANDSALVAALRKAADSITRSLGLVT; from the coding sequence ATGGCAAAAGCCCCGAACTACTCCGTCCCCGCCTTGGAAAAGGGTCTCGACCTGCTCGAGCTTCTCGCCGCCGTCGCCGTACCGCAATCGCTCGCGGAACTCGCCTCGCGGCTCGATCGCTCCAGCAGCGAACTCTTCCGCATGCTCAACTGTCTGGAAAAGCGCGATTACATCTCCCGCGATCCGCTCGCGGGAAAATACGCGCTCACGCTGAAGCTGTTCACGCTCGCGCACTCGCATTCCGTCGTCGACAAGCTGCTGCAAGCAGCGCGACAGCCGATGCGTGAAGTGACCGAGACCATGCGCGAGTCGTGTCACCTCAGCGTGCTCGACCGCGGCCGTCTCCTCGTCATCGCACAAGAAGACAGTCCCGAGCCGGTGCGCCTCTCGATCGAGGTGGGGGCGGTCTTCGATGCGCCGCGCACCGCGTCGGGCCGTTTGCTCTTGGCACATCTCACGGACGATGCGCTTGCGGATGCGCTCGCCGCGTCGAGCGCGGCGGGCGAGTTCTCGTCGCAGGCGCGCAGGCAGTTCGACCGATCGTTGGCCGATCTGCGCAAGACGAACGTGTCCACTGCCGACAGCGAGACCATCGACGGCGTGCGCGACGTCGCGGTGTTGGTCGGTGCTCCGCAGACGGGCATCATGGCGGCGCTGGCGACGACCCGCCTCGTACGGCACGGGCGCCCGGCGAACGACAGCGCGCTCGTCGCGGCCCTGCGGAAAGCCGCGGACTCCATCACCCGATCACTCGGACTCGTCACATGA
- a CDS encoding Gfo/Idh/MocA family oxidoreductase, which yields MEPRNFLADRPPIQHVPIVCIGAGGIVRDAHLPAYRMAGYEVHSVHDRDETRARALAADFAIPHVRSTLDEAVRLAPPGSVFDVAVPASSIHEVLARLPARAPALVQKPFGENLAHARTLLGLCREKELRAAVNFQLRWAPYIVAARERIAAGEIGALHDMEVRVTVFTPWHLWTFLEGLPRMEILYHSVHYVDLVRSFLGEPHGVWASTVGHPKHPKLASTRTTIALDYGPRVRATITTNHGHEFGPRHQESYVKWEGTRGAIKATLGLLMDYPKGSPDSLEMCRLDAAGTIGDWEPVPFSGSWYPHAFIGSMGSMLRFSTGESSELPTAVEDAFKTMAVVEAAYESAARGSTPVPEA from the coding sequence ATGGAACCCCGAAACTTCCTCGCGGATCGCCCACCGATTCAGCACGTACCGATCGTGTGCATCGGCGCAGGCGGCATCGTGCGCGACGCCCACCTGCCCGCCTACCGTATGGCCGGCTACGAGGTTCACTCCGTCCACGATCGCGACGAAACGAGAGCACGCGCGCTCGCCGCCGACTTCGCGATCCCGCACGTACGATCGACGTTGGACGAGGCCGTTCGACTCGCTCCGCCAGGCAGCGTGTTCGACGTTGCCGTACCCGCTTCTTCGATACACGAAGTCCTCGCCCGCCTGCCCGCACGTGCGCCCGCACTGGTGCAGAAGCCCTTCGGCGAGAATCTGGCACACGCGCGCACGCTTCTCGGCCTCTGCCGCGAGAAGGAGCTGCGGGCGGCAGTGAACTTCCAACTGCGTTGGGCGCCCTACATAGTTGCGGCCCGCGAGCGCATCGCCGCCGGAGAGATCGGCGCACTGCACGACATGGAGGTGCGCGTGACCGTCTTCACGCCCTGGCATCTGTGGACGTTTCTCGAGGGTCTTCCCCGAATGGAGATTCTGTATCACAGCGTCCACTACGTCGATCTCGTGCGCTCGTTCCTCGGCGAACCCCACGGCGTCTGGGCCAGTACGGTCGGACATCCGAAGCACCCGAAACTCGCATCCACTCGCACGACGATCGCGCTCGACTACGGTCCACGCGTCCGGGCGACGATCACGACCAACCACGGCCACGAGTTCGGCCCAAGGCATCAGGAGAGCTACGTGAAGTGGGAAGGCACACGCGGCGCCATCAAGGCGACGCTCGGCCTGCTCATGGACTATCCGAAAGGGTCCCCCGACAGCCTCGAAATGTGCCGACTCGACGCAGCAGGGACGATCGGTGACTGGGAGCCCGTGCCATTCTCGGGAAGTTGGTATCCGCATGCCTTCATCGGCTCGATGGGGTCGATGCTTCGGTTTTCCACCGGAGAGAGTTCGGAGCTTCCCACGGCCGTCGAAGATGCTTTCAAGACCATGGCCGTGGTGGAGGCTGCTTACGAGTCCGCGGCTCGCGGCTCGACCCCCGTTCCCGAAGCATGA
- a CDS encoding extracellular solute-binding protein, whose protein sequence is MIQKTIQLRGMTWDHARGYDPLVATARAYETKHPHVGIRWERRSLKAFEELPVSRLAAQFDLVVFDHPFVGTAARGGPFLPLDEHLPASYLAEQAANAVGASHESYRFAGHQWGLAIDAAAPVAAWRDDVFVALGASPPRTWEELLELAEDGRVEVPAAPIYCLMNFYSLCVAAGGTPFESTERLVEREAGADAIGRLRTLLAACDPGCLERNPIASHEKLSAAPHDGVAYCPLTYGYYNYARSGFATNVLTFGDPPDVSGHPLRTTLGGTGLGVSALRPNREEAIAYAAFVASGDVQRTIYTSSGGQPGHRRAWLDPKNNDLVGHAFVRTLPVLDRAYLRPRYDGYVGFQEEAGPVVHAAVRGELGDLEALVRLDEIFRASRARTTVFA, encoded by the coding sequence ATGATCCAAAAGACCATTCAACTCCGAGGCATGACGTGGGACCATGCTCGCGGCTACGATCCGCTCGTGGCCACGGCGCGTGCATACGAAACGAAACACCCGCATGTCGGTATCAGGTGGGAGCGACGCTCGCTCAAGGCGTTCGAAGAGCTTCCCGTTTCTAGACTCGCGGCGCAGTTCGACCTCGTCGTCTTCGATCATCCGTTCGTCGGCACGGCGGCGCGAGGCGGTCCATTTTTGCCGCTCGACGAGCACCTTCCGGCGTCGTACCTCGCGGAACAGGCCGCCAACGCCGTAGGCGCGTCGCACGAGAGCTACCGGTTCGCCGGTCACCAATGGGGTCTCGCGATCGACGCGGCGGCACCGGTGGCCGCGTGGCGCGACGACGTGTTCGTCGCCTTGGGCGCGAGCCCGCCGCGCACTTGGGAGGAACTCCTGGAACTGGCCGAGGACGGACGCGTCGAAGTCCCCGCTGCACCCATCTACTGCTTGATGAACTTCTACTCGCTCTGCGTCGCGGCGGGCGGCACCCCGTTCGAATCGACCGAGAGGTTGGTCGAGCGCGAAGCCGGAGCGGACGCGATCGGCCGACTGCGAACGCTGCTCGCGGCATGCGATCCCGGTTGTCTCGAGCGAAATCCGATCGCGTCCCACGAGAAGCTCTCGGCCGCACCCCACGATGGTGTCGCCTACTGTCCCCTCACCTACGGATACTACAACTATGCTCGGTCGGGTTTCGCCACGAACGTCCTGACCTTCGGAGACCCGCCCGACGTATCCGGACACCCACTACGCACCACACTCGGCGGAACGGGCTTGGGCGTCTCGGCCCTCCGTCCCAACCGCGAGGAAGCGATCGCCTACGCGGCCTTCGTCGCCTCGGGTGACGTCCAGCGAACGATCTACACGTCCTCCGGCGGCCAACCCGGGCATCGCCGCGCGTGGCTCGATCCGAAGAACAACGACCTCGTCGGCCACGCGTTCGTCCGTACGCTCCCGGTCTTGGACCGCGCGTACTTGCGACCCCGATACGACGGCTACGTCGGTTTTCAGGAGGAGGCCGGACCCGTCGTGCACGCCGCCGTGCGGGGCGAGCTCGGCGACCTCGAGGCACTCGTCCGACTCGACGAGATCTTCCGTGCATCTCGCGCCCGAACGACGGTCTTCGCATGA